One segment of Paenibacillus pabuli DNA contains the following:
- a CDS encoding SDR family oxidoreductase yields the protein MNVLVIGANGQIGKMLVEQLAQESKHRVTAMIRKPEQAEALKQLGANVVIGDLEGSVNDLAEAMKDHDAIVFTAGSGGSTGADKTLLIDLDGAVKTMEAAHQQGISRYILVSAFGADQREKWSDAIKPYYVAKHYADRALFASELNYTIIRPGGLKNEPGTGKIAVGTELKPGSIPREDVARVIAASLQEEKTYRMAFDLIAGDDLVEDALGKL from the coding sequence ATGAATGTATTGGTTATTGGAGCAAACGGACAAATCGGCAAGATGCTGGTGGAACAGCTGGCCCAGGAAAGCAAGCATCGGGTGACAGCAATGATTCGCAAACCGGAACAGGCAGAAGCATTGAAACAGTTGGGTGCAAATGTAGTCATAGGCGATCTGGAGGGCAGTGTGAACGATTTGGCCGAAGCGATGAAGGATCATGATGCCATCGTATTTACGGCAGGATCCGGTGGTTCTACAGGTGCAGACAAGACGCTCCTTATTGATCTCGATGGCGCTGTGAAAACAATGGAGGCCGCACACCAGCAGGGCATTTCCAGATACATTTTGGTCAGTGCTTTTGGTGCGGATCAGCGGGAGAAATGGTCTGATGCCATTAAGCCATACTATGTAGCGAAGCATTATGCCGATCGCGCACTGTTTGCGAGCGAGCTGAATTATACAATTATTCGTCCTGGTGGCTTGAAAAATGAACCGGGAACAGGCAAAATCGCCGTAGGAACAGAACTGAAACCAGGAAGCATACCACGCGAGGATGTGGCTCGTGTTATCGCGGCATCCCTGCAGGAAGAGAAGACGTATCGCATGGCATTTGACCTGATTGCCGGGGATGATCTCGTGGAGGATGCATTGGGCAAACTGTAG
- a CDS encoding sensor histidine kinase, giving the protein MSLRSKIYGYSSVLFAVLLIAVNLSVYIVFERISISNEIKRVEAEAGSIVTGVRDSAESIPPDDLLRAYAPVEGMLRIVNEDGTSSDPVTTATEPQLNETLSKLPYKYESEKKSEYTRVGQLEYVWVSVPVIWPDGEVVNVQVTESVADTENGLSVLRTVLVAVTIIALIPAIISSRILANRMTRPIQQMTRTMSDIQSSGQFKRLPLAAQSKDELSTMGQTFNRMMDLLESNFERQERFVSDASHELKTPLTIIESYASLLQRRGKERPEVFDEAVEAILSESVRMREMTEQLLLLAKQPEQWNVQLERLDITRLAQNSTRAFREAYHREVYCDDPGSIWVISDESKLKQMLFILLDNARKYSEDAIEVKLESIGQECRICIVDSGIGMREEELSKVFDRFYRVDPARTRSGGASGSGLGLSLARDIAGAIGARVELKSTEGVGTEASIILPVSVQTAPFS; this is encoded by the coding sequence ATGAGTCTGCGGAGCAAAATTTATGGGTACTCCTCGGTATTGTTTGCGGTGCTGCTCATCGCTGTAAACTTGTCGGTGTATATCGTATTCGAGCGGATCTCGATATCTAATGAAATCAAACGGGTCGAAGCTGAGGCAGGTTCTATCGTAACGGGGGTACGCGATTCTGCCGAGTCCATTCCGCCGGATGACCTGCTGCGTGCCTATGCGCCAGTGGAAGGCATGCTGCGCATTGTCAATGAGGACGGTACCAGCTCCGATCCTGTAACGACAGCGACAGAGCCCCAGTTGAACGAGACGCTGAGCAAGCTGCCCTACAAGTATGAGAGTGAGAAAAAATCGGAATATACACGGGTTGGACAGCTGGAGTATGTCTGGGTGTCCGTGCCGGTAATCTGGCCTGACGGTGAAGTGGTGAATGTACAAGTCACCGAAAGTGTCGCAGATACTGAGAATGGCCTGTCTGTGCTGCGTACAGTCCTGGTTGCCGTAACGATTATCGCATTGATTCCTGCCATTATCTCCAGCCGGATTCTGGCCAACCGGATGACAAGACCGATTCAGCAGATGACTCGTACCATGAGTGATATTCAGTCGAGCGGCCAGTTCAAGCGGCTTCCGCTGGCTGCCCAATCGAAGGATGAACTGAGTACCATGGGGCAGACGTTCAACCGCATGATGGATTTGCTGGAATCCAACTTTGAGCGGCAGGAGCGTTTCGTATCGGATGCTTCCCATGAGCTTAAAACACCGCTGACCATTATCGAAAGTTATGCCAGTCTGCTGCAGCGACGAGGCAAAGAGCGGCCTGAGGTGTTCGATGAGGCTGTAGAAGCCATATTGTCCGAATCCGTTCGCATGCGTGAGATGACGGAACAGCTGCTCTTGCTGGCGAAGCAGCCAGAACAATGGAACGTACAGCTGGAACGGCTGGATATTACACGTCTAGCCCAAAATTCCACTCGAGCCTTTCGGGAAGCCTATCACCGGGAAGTCTATTGCGATGATCCGGGCAGTATCTGGGTGATCAGCGATGAAAGCAAGCTGAAGCAGATGCTGTTTATTCTGCTGGATAATGCCCGCAAGTACAGTGAAGATGCTATTGAGGTCAAGTTGGAATCCATAGGACAGGAATGCCGGATTTGCATCGTGGATTCGGGGATTGGTATGCGGGAGGAAGAGCTGTCCAAAGTATTTGATCGTTTCTACCGTGTTGATCCGGCGAGGACCCGCAGCGGCGGAGCAAGTGGATCTGGCTTGGGATTGTCTCTAGCGAGGGACATCGCAGGGGCTATAGGCGCACGTGTCGAACTGAAGAGCACCGAGGGCGTAGGCACCGAGGCTTCAATTATTTTGCCAGTAT
- a CDS encoding response regulator transcription factor, translating into MNEAVLVIEDEPKIARLLELELQYEGYQVGKAGSGTEGLEMYHGGQWDLILLDIMLPGLSGIEVLRRIRAKDAMVPILMLTAKDSVEDKVSGLDLGANDYITKPFRIEELLARVRAALRLSTAAASSSEVTVHANQDSTSDTLEEETGWLTAAGLRLNEGTREVSRDGMPIELTPREFDLLVYLLQNQRQVLSRDQIVQAVWGYDYYGDTNVVDVYIRYLRKKVDNGYTSPLIHTVRGVGYVLKEQS; encoded by the coding sequence ATGAATGAAGCCGTGCTGGTGATTGAAGATGAACCCAAAATCGCACGCCTGCTTGAACTTGAATTACAGTATGAGGGATATCAGGTGGGTAAGGCCGGGAGTGGTACGGAAGGCTTGGAAATGTATCATGGCGGCCAGTGGGATTTGATTCTGCTGGATATTATGCTTCCCGGTCTGAGCGGGATCGAAGTGTTACGGCGAATTCGTGCCAAAGATGCCATGGTGCCTATCCTGATGCTGACAGCGAAGGATTCCGTCGAGGACAAGGTATCGGGACTTGATCTTGGTGCCAACGACTACATTACTAAACCTTTCCGAATCGAAGAACTGCTTGCCAGAGTACGGGCAGCACTCCGACTGAGTACTGCAGCCGCTTCTTCATCCGAGGTTACAGTACATGCCAATCAAGATTCAACAAGCGATACGCTTGAAGAAGAGACTGGCTGGCTTACTGCCGCTGGATTGAGGTTGAATGAGGGTACAAGGGAGGTCTCCCGGGATGGAATGCCCATCGAGCTTACTCCACGTGAGTTCGATCTGCTGGTGTACCTGCTTCAGAATCAGCGTCAGGTATTGAGCCGAGACCAGATTGTACAGGCGGTGTGGGGTTACGATTATTATGGAGATACCAATGTGGTGGATGTGTATATCCGTTATTTGCGCAAAAAGGTAGATAACGGGTACACTTCACCCTTAATACATACTGTTCGGGGTGTTGGATACGTCCTGAAGGAGCAATCATGA
- a CDS encoding CsbD family protein has translation MSNSTSDKIKAGVNKAKGEVKDQIGNATNNRSLQAEGKKDKAKGAVQDKIADVKDRH, from the coding sequence ATGAGTAATTCAACTAGCGATAAAATCAAAGCAGGCGTGAATAAAGCCAAAGGCGAAGTGAAGGATCAGATCGGTAACGCGACAAACAACAGATCCCTTCAGGCTGAGGGTAAAAAGGACAAGGCCAAAGGTGCTGTTCAAGACAAAATTGCTGATGTTAAAGATCGCCACTAG
- a CDS encoding NAD(P)/FAD-dependent oxidoreductase — protein sequence MSKQILILGGGYGGLLTALTARQYLTPEEATITVVNRYPTHQIITELHRLAAGSIAEKAVALPLEKLLRGKNVNLKIDTVDTIKPDEKKVLMTSGSTYSYDALVVALGSETAFFGIPGLQEYSFTLKSVSDANRIRAHVEARLDAYKQSGNKADATFVIGGGGLTGIELVGEFADLLPGVCQEKGIDFNDISLYTVEAGPSILAGFPPELVDRAKSSLEKRGVNFIVGVAITEMKENEVLLKDGSSIPTNTLVWTGGVQGNAVVANSGIEVDRGRAKVTEVLQSTSHKDVFVAGDSAVVFPSEGARPYPPTAQLAWQMGETIGHNLGVMFKGGAMESFTPVFSGTLGSLGRKDAVGMIGGNQTRLKGLPATMMKEASNIRYLSHIHGLFALAY from the coding sequence ATGTCGAAGCAAATTTTGATCTTGGGCGGAGGTTACGGTGGTCTTTTGACTGCGCTGACTGCGCGTCAATACCTGACACCGGAAGAAGCGACAATTACAGTCGTGAACCGTTACCCTACGCACCAAATTATTACGGAACTGCACCGTCTTGCAGCAGGAAGCATTGCTGAAAAGGCAGTTGCTCTTCCGCTTGAAAAATTGCTGCGTGGTAAAAACGTGAACTTGAAAATCGATACGGTGGATACAATCAAGCCGGACGAGAAAAAAGTTCTGATGACCAGCGGCTCTACTTACTCTTATGATGCACTCGTCGTTGCCCTGGGTAGCGAAACGGCATTCTTCGGAATTCCGGGATTGCAGGAGTACAGCTTCACGCTGAAATCCGTTAGCGATGCTAACCGCATTCGTGCACACGTTGAAGCACGTCTGGATGCTTACAAACAATCCGGCAACAAAGCAGACGCAACGTTTGTTATTGGTGGCGGCGGTTTGACTGGTATCGAGCTTGTCGGCGAATTCGCTGACCTGCTGCCAGGCGTATGCCAAGAAAAAGGTATCGATTTCAACGATATCTCCCTGTATACCGTTGAAGCAGGTCCATCCATTCTTGCAGGATTCCCGCCAGAATTGGTTGACCGTGCAAAATCGAGTCTCGAGAAACGTGGCGTTAACTTCATCGTTGGCGTAGCGATCACAGAGATGAAAGAAAACGAAGTATTGCTGAAAGACGGCAGCTCCATCCCTACGAACACACTCGTATGGACAGGTGGCGTACAAGGTAATGCGGTTGTTGCTAACAGTGGAATTGAAGTGGATCGCGGCCGTGCTAAAGTTACGGAAGTTCTGCAATCCACATCCCACAAAGATGTGTTCGTTGCTGGTGACAGCGCAGTGGTCTTCCCTAGCGAAGGCGCTCGCCCTTATCCTCCAACTGCACAACTGGCTTGGCAAATGGGTGAAACCATTGGTCACAACCTGGGCGTAATGTTCAAAGGTGGCGCAATGGAATCCTTCACACCAGTATTCTCCGGTACACTGGGAAGTCTGGGTCGTAAGGATGCTGTCGGCATGATCGGTGGCAACCAGACTCGTCTGAAAGGTCTGCCAGCAACCATGATGAAAGAAGCAAGTAACATCCGTTACCTGTCTCACATCCACGGATTGTTTGCACTGGCTTACTAA
- a CDS encoding DUF1641 domain-containing protein, with amino-acid sequence MSQSPTQQEVPVTEGANVSERQSLDVLDQLMKPEVQESLTVLVENLPKLAEMVTAMTKAYDFAQSVATDKVLISDTMSAMGEFAKPVVDKAKGVASAAIEASDRAQAEQTSVGLFAMLKMLKDPNVQQTLRFAQSFLSILNERQQQQR; translated from the coding sequence ATGTCACAATCGCCTACTCAACAAGAGGTGCCAGTTACAGAAGGTGCCAACGTTTCCGAGCGCCAGTCCTTGGACGTGCTCGATCAACTGATGAAGCCTGAGGTACAGGAGTCTCTGACCGTTCTGGTTGAAAACCTGCCTAAACTGGCTGAAATGGTTACTGCCATGACCAAAGCTTATGACTTTGCACAAAGCGTAGCTACAGACAAAGTTCTGATCAGCGACACAATGAGCGCAATGGGTGAATTCGCTAAACCAGTTGTAGACAAAGCCAAAGGTGTAGCTTCCGCTGCAATCGAAGCAAGTGATCGTGCGCAAGCAGAGCAAACTTCGGTTGGTCTGTTCGCTATGCTCAAAATGCTTAAAGATCCAAACGTACAACAAACGCTGCGTTTTGCTCAATCATTCCTGAGCATTCTGAACGAGCGTCAACAACAGCAACGTTAA
- a CDS encoding TVP38/TMEM64 family protein, with translation MTPVPLDIMSYITEENIRYWLEQFRSLGPLPGILLTFMKSFVPPLPTLLIVGVNGAVYGLWAGFLYSWIGMVLGCTLTFLLVREIGKSAFVERWSSKPRVQRSMVWIRRNAFSYVFLLSIFPVGPFVIINVAAGIARMRLMSFLLAVGFGKAIMIFCVTYIGSNVAQFLEHPVRWIGVLLFIAVSLWASRKLERHFTRSSAQEKLDESNQPSGNSISS, from the coding sequence ATGACCCCAGTACCTCTGGACATCATGTCCTATATTACCGAAGAGAATATTCGTTATTGGCTGGAGCAGTTTCGTTCCCTGGGGCCGCTTCCGGGTATACTGCTTACCTTTATGAAGTCCTTTGTGCCTCCGCTGCCGACGCTGCTGATCGTGGGGGTTAACGGTGCGGTGTACGGACTATGGGCAGGGTTTTTATACTCGTGGATCGGGATGGTGCTGGGTTGTACCCTGACCTTCCTGCTGGTGCGGGAGATCGGAAAGTCTGCTTTCGTGGAACGATGGTCAAGCAAACCCCGTGTTCAGCGGAGCATGGTATGGATTCGGCGGAATGCCTTCAGTTATGTATTTTTGCTGAGCATTTTCCCGGTCGGCCCGTTTGTTATTATTAATGTGGCGGCAGGTATTGCCCGGATGAGACTCATGTCTTTCCTGCTGGCTGTAGGATTCGGTAAGGCCATCATGATTTTCTGCGTAACCTACATTGGCTCCAATGTGGCCCAATTCCTGGAACACCCTGTAAGATGGATTGGTGTATTGCTGTTTATCGCTGTATCGTTGTGGGCCAGTCGGAAGCTGGAGAGACACTTCACCCGTTCATCGGCACAGGAGAAACTGGACGAATCCAATCAACCTTCGGGGAACTCCATTTCTTCCTGA
- a CDS encoding DUF1835 domain-containing protein yields MNDVFAFSRHINRMNEHELRSFMRLLYIKSEQVVQWQKEQGEVMDFANNVLTLLKDMDKPMDFSQMEQQELSGLDGPAEIHITIGDSSLGSLKIAMANVPGREGRRFISMSDYYAVGPLGDLTSNADLHRRHLWLMERLSLNDRQEYAEHGLDSLYELNDRICSIDEQTRITIWYANTAHERTGLLYAIHLLRNRKSPIYVIETSGLYQQLFNRQDVEYTILNTGEIGPEKLLKMWQACSEKGPLSIEERHQLEQEWLELSVKPGLLRLIKDGTLQSFSEDAMDEYIMEKVKELTAYWEPAKYIKSARIVGEVLGTYDQFVGDGFIEYRIRQLVLQGLLEMEGKPHAMRFYSIRLRA; encoded by the coding sequence GTGAATGATGTTTTTGCATTTAGTCGGCACATCAATCGCATGAATGAACATGAGCTGCGCTCATTCATGCGCCTGCTCTATATAAAATCCGAACAGGTGGTCCAGTGGCAGAAGGAACAAGGAGAGGTTATGGATTTTGCAAACAACGTCTTAACCTTGTTGAAGGATATGGACAAGCCGATGGATTTCAGTCAAATGGAACAGCAGGAGCTTAGCGGATTGGATGGACCCGCTGAAATTCATATCACGATTGGAGATTCCTCGCTGGGCAGCCTGAAGATTGCGATGGCCAACGTCCCTGGGCGTGAGGGTAGGCGTTTCATATCCATGAGCGACTATTATGCCGTTGGTCCGTTAGGGGATTTGACGAGCAATGCTGACTTGCATCGCAGGCATCTATGGTTAATGGAGCGATTAAGCCTGAATGATCGTCAAGAGTATGCCGAACATGGTCTGGATTCACTGTATGAATTGAATGATAGGATCTGTTCCATTGATGAACAGACCCGAATAACCATCTGGTATGCGAATACTGCACATGAGAGAACAGGGCTTCTATACGCTATCCATTTACTGCGTAACCGGAAATCACCTATTTATGTGATAGAGACCAGTGGTTTGTATCAGCAGCTATTTAACAGACAGGATGTCGAATACACGATCTTGAATACTGGTGAGATTGGTCCAGAGAAGTTGCTTAAGATGTGGCAAGCTTGCTCCGAAAAGGGGCCGCTGTCTATAGAAGAGCGCCATCAACTGGAGCAGGAATGGTTAGAACTTTCGGTCAAGCCAGGTCTCTTGAGATTAATAAAAGATGGCACGCTCCAGAGCTTCTCCGAAGATGCCATGGATGAATACATCATGGAGAAGGTTAAAGAGCTTACTGCTTATTGGGAGCCTGCGAAGTATATAAAATCTGCCCGCATTGTGGGTGAAGTGCTCGGCACATATGATCAATTTGTTGGGGATGGATTTATTGAGTACCGAATACGCCAGCTGGTGCTGCAAGGGTTGCTTGAAATGGAAGGCAAGCCGCATGCAATGCGGTTCTATAGCATCCGGTTACGAGCATAA
- a CDS encoding NAD-dependent epimerase/dehydratase family protein, whose translation MNIVITGASGFVGFNLAHYLAQKGHRITLIDRDDYCQRLVHSSPLHEMTFTCCDLASDRFSLPQGTDYIIHLAAMPHVDYSYHHPGEVFRNNTLSTQAILQYAADHRIPVVLASSVEVYGGEFGRVYSESDVYSPVSPYSASKVACETLAHSYAQCYNLPVKIFRLTNLYGPWQLPDRIIPRNFGRMMDGLRLDIQGSAVRDFLYIDDALKAIEQIMLHGQDRHTYNISTGQGTTMQEIGDLLQSLQRSTGDVEIRDQEPTQSRGSSLVIYSGKLREELGWKPQITLEQGLEKTYRWYQEHPDWVRQFSRHYQTSRGSHEFIVDMARYGVPAI comes from the coding sequence GTGAACATTGTCATTACAGGGGCTTCCGGATTTGTGGGATTTAATCTTGCTCATTATTTGGCACAAAAGGGCCACCGCATTACCCTGATCGACCGGGATGACTATTGTCAGAGACTTGTTCACAGCTCCCCACTGCATGAGATGACTTTCACTTGTTGTGACCTCGCTTCAGACCGCTTCAGCTTGCCTCAGGGAACAGATTATATTATCCATCTGGCAGCCATGCCGCATGTCGATTATTCCTACCATCATCCAGGAGAAGTGTTTCGTAACAATACGCTAAGCACACAGGCCATTTTGCAATATGCAGCCGATCATCGTATTCCGGTTGTACTGGCCTCCTCGGTAGAGGTCTATGGAGGCGAGTTTGGCAGAGTTTACTCCGAATCAGACGTATATTCTCCCGTATCACCCTATTCTGCTTCCAAAGTAGCCTGTGAGACGCTGGCTCATTCCTACGCCCAATGTTATAACCTCCCTGTCAAAATCTTTCGACTGACCAATCTCTATGGTCCATGGCAGCTGCCTGACCGAATCATTCCCCGCAATTTTGGCCGGATGATGGATGGCTTACGGCTGGATATCCAAGGATCTGCTGTACGTGATTTTCTGTATATTGATGACGCACTAAAAGCCATTGAGCAGATCATGCTGCATGGACAAGATCGGCATACCTATAACATTTCAACAGGACAAGGCACAACGATGCAGGAGATTGGCGACCTGCTGCAATCACTGCAGCGCTCCACAGGAGATGTGGAGATTCGGGACCAGGAACCTACGCAATCCAGAGGCTCCAGTTTAGTCATTTATTCGGGGAAATTAAGAGAAGAGCTGGGATGGAAACCGCAGATTACATTGGAACAGGGGCTGGAAAAAACATACCGCTGGTATCAGGAACATCCGGATTGGGTGCGACAGTTCAGCAGACATTATCAAACGTCGAGAGGAAGTCATGAGTTTATCGTGGATATGGCGAGATATGGGGTCCCGGCGATTTGA